Within the Streptosporangium album genome, the region GAGCGGGTGACCGTGTCGGTGGGAACGAGGGCGGCATGGCGCTGCCATCGCTCGGGTCCGCGTACACCTACCGGGATGAAGCCGGCTGGGTGCGATGCCCGCCGTACGACGCCCCAGGGGCAGGCGGCAAGCGACGCGGAGGCCCAGTCCGGGAGCGTGTCTTCGAGCGCGGCAGCCCCGGTGAGCCACAGCAGATCGTGTGGGCGCACGGTTACTGCCATTGGGCGGCAAGCGCTTCGTGGATGCGGCGGGAGGCGGCCCGGGTTTGCTGAGCTCCGGGCGAGGTGAGGCGGTTGCTCAGGTCGCGGGGGCCGCGGCGGGCCCGTTCGATGGCGGCGGTGAGCGCGCCTTTTGTCCTCTGAACGTCCCCGTCGGTCGGGTCGTTGGCGTTCTCGACGTCCAGGAGTTCGTCGCACAGGCCGAGCTTCGCCCAGTCGGTGACGTTGTAGGACAGCGGGGGGATGCTCCGTGCCAGCTCGTCGAGCTCGTCGACGGTCCGGAGGGTCACCTCTGCGGCGGCTACTTTGTGCATGGCGTGAATCACCACGTCAGGGTCGTTGAGTGCCAGCATCTGGTTGGCCTGTGAACCATGTGCGAGTAGTCCGCCGGACAGCGCCGTTCCGACGATGAGTGTGATCACAGGGTGTCCGGCGGTGCGAGCGGAGGCGTAGGCGTCCACGGCGGTGGCCAGAGCGTGGTGGATGCCGAGCATCTCTTCGATGCGCCCGTAGGCCTGGCTGGGGACGTCGACAACGGCGACGATCGGGCGGCGGCGATCATCGGGCAGATGTGCGTCCTTGGTGACGACTTCGGTCACCGTC harbors:
- the mdcE gene encoding biotin-independent malonate decarboxylase subunit gamma, producing MSRGQNWTQALADGDVSNVVPSVITADATLGGDTARLIAVVPDPQSPYHRARKGEIGLREGLTLAETVTEVVTKDAHLPDDRRRPIVAVVDVPSQAYGRIEEMLGIHHALATAVDAYASARTAGHPVITLIVGTALSGGLLAHGSQANQMLALNDPDVVIHAMHKVAAAEVTLRTVDELDELARSIPPLSYNVTDWAKLGLCDELLDVENANDPTDGDVQRTKGALTAAIERARRGPRDLSNRLTSPGAQQTRAASRRIHEALAAQWQ